From the genome of Flavobacterium luteolum, one region includes:
- a CDS encoding polyprenyl synthetase family protein, whose translation MHDISQYQDFFINYLESQNIHKEPTNLYEPIEYILGLGGKRIRPVLTLMAAEVFDTDYSIALPAAMAVEVFHNFSLVHDDIMDDAPLRRGQITVHEKWDLNTGILSGDAMLILAYQYFEQYEPIVFRNLAKLFSKTALEVCEGQQWDVDFEVRKDVTIPQYLKMIEYKTAVLVAAAMKMGAIVAKTSEKEADLIYDFGLNLGLAFQLQDDYLDAFGDPETFGKQVGGDIIENKKTYLYLKALEFSSDEKASELEKLFTLQLDDNSEKIETAKTIFNESGASKATQEAIEMYTLKAFETLEKMDVNSKKKDILRTFGENLMGRKV comes from the coding sequence ATGCACGATATAAGTCAGTACCAAGATTTTTTTATCAATTATCTAGAGAGTCAAAACATACATAAAGAACCAACAAATCTTTACGAACCTATTGAATACATTTTAGGACTTGGAGGAAAACGCATTCGTCCAGTTTTAACTTTAATGGCTGCTGAAGTTTTTGATACTGATTATTCGATTGCGTTACCGGCAGCAATGGCGGTTGAAGTTTTTCATAACTTTTCGCTGGTGCATGATGATATTATGGACGACGCTCCTTTAAGAAGAGGACAAATTACGGTGCATGAAAAGTGGGATTTAAATACTGGAATTCTATCTGGAGATGCCATGCTTATTTTGGCGTATCAATATTTTGAACAATACGAGCCGATTGTTTTTAGAAACCTTGCCAAATTATTCAGCAAAACTGCGCTTGAAGTTTGTGAAGGACAGCAATGGGATGTAGATTTTGAAGTTCGCAAAGACGTTACGATTCCTCAATATCTTAAAATGATTGAATATAAAACAGCTGTTTTGGTTGCTGCTGCCATGAAAATGGGTGCAATTGTAGCTAAAACTTCTGAAAAAGAAGCAGATTTAATTTATGATTTCGGATTAAATTTAGGATTGGCGTTTCAGCTTCAAGATGATTATCTAGATGCTTTTGGTGATCCAGAAACTTTTGGAAAACAAGTTGGTGGTGATATTATAGAAAACAAAAAAACCTATTTATATCTAAAAGCCTTAGAATTTTCTTCTGATGAAAAAGCCTCAGAATTAGAAAAATTATTCACCTTGCAATTAGATGATAATTCAGAAAAAATAGAAACAGCCAAAACGATTTTTAACGAATCAGGAGCTTCAAAAGCTACACAAGAAGCTATTGAAATGTATACTTTAAAAGCCTTTGAAACCTTAGAAAAAATGGATGTTAATTCTAAAAAAAAGGATATTCTAAGAACATTTGGCGAGAATTTAATGGGACGTAAAGTTTAG
- a CDS encoding YceI family protein: MKTKWTLDSSQSDVLLEMRRSRTSYLGGDTNKFGGYVNIEDNEIEDASVEFSLDINNKKESFQSIDAYLQLQDFFEEDEHPIISFKSTSFQKVNQNINFFKGDLTIKDITRVVELDAEFLGENIYNGEKKVAFEIKGNIKREDFGLDYNSFNHTSGAALGKDIKLIANLEFSI; the protein is encoded by the coding sequence ATGAAGACAAAATGGACTTTAGATTCAAGCCAATCAGATGTTTTATTAGAAATGAGAAGATCTAGAACTTCTTATTTGGGAGGTGATACAAACAAATTTGGGGGTTATGTAAATATTGAAGACAATGAGATTGAAGATGCTTCTGTCGAATTCTCATTAGATATCAATAACAAAAAAGAGAGTTTCCAATCTATAGACGCTTATTTACAGCTTCAAGATTTTTTTGAAGAAGATGAGCATCCGATTATCAGTTTCAAATCGACTTCATTTCAAAAAGTAAATCAGAATATCAATTTTTTCAAAGGAGATCTAACGATAAAAGATATCACAAGAGTAGTTGAATTGGATGCTGAATTTCTTGGAGAGAATATTTATAACGGAGAGAAGAAAGTCGCTTTTGAAATTAAGGGAAATATCAAACGCGAGGACTTTGGTTTGGATTACAATTCTTTCAATCATACTTCAGGTGCTGCCTTAGGGAAAGACATAAAACTTATAGCAAATTTAGAATTTAGCATATAA